The DNA region CTTATGAAATAGATGAATCAACTCGCGTTCTGCATTTATACCTTTTGATTTATGTGACATATATCCTTTATTTTTTTCCTGTTAAAATGTTTTTCTATATGATAAGTTTTATATACAAAATCATTATTTAGGTTGTTATAAGGTCAAAGGAGGGTTAATTATGGCAAAAAGACTGATTCCTGTTGTTTCAATGGAGAAAATCATGAAAAATGCAGGCGCTGATCGTGTTTCTGATAAAGCAAAGGTTGTTATGAAAAATATTGTTGAAGATATTGCAGAGAAAATTGCCCAAGATGCAGTGAAGTTAGCTTTGCATGCAGGAAGGAAAACTGTCAAAGCTCGTGATATTAAACTTGCTTATAAAAAAGATTAATTGCTGGCATAATTAGTCTTTTTTATTAATCGGCTCTGCCCCGAATCTCGGCATAGCCTCGGTTTTGGTACAGTGATTATCTCACTTGTTTATAAGAAGGAAAAAATTCCCATTGGAATTCCCTTTTTTCTCGATTATTTATTTATAGGATAATCACTAGCATGGCACCAAAAACTTTATTCGGGGCAGAGCCGATTATTCAACCTTTGTCTTCATAAAATCAAATGCTGCATCAGTGTTGCTGAATATGTCTCGAGCATCCTGAAGCACTTTGCTTACTTCTTTATAACGTTGGGAGAAATGAGTTACTATCAGTTTTTTTACATTGTTTTGGCTGGCAACAAGAGCAATCTGCTCTGCAGTAAGATGCTTGTATTTTTCTGCCTTTTCTTCAAGATCTGCAGCGTAAACACATTCAGAGACTAAAAGATCAGCATCTTTTGCAAGCACTTTACAATTATTACATACTGCAGTATCCAAAATAAAACTTACTACTTTTCCTTTTGTTATTGTAGAAACATCATCAGGGTTGATTTTTTTCTTGTTTATAATTATTGATGTGCCCTCTTGCAACTTTCCAATGTCAGGACCTTCTTTTAAACCAAGTTTTTTTGCTCTGGACATATCTATTCTTCTTTGATCTTTTTCTACAAATCTAAATCCTATACAAGGCACTGAATGCTCAAGGGGGGCAGCGTATAATTCATAGTCATTATTTTCATAGAATTTTGTTAGTTTTTTTGGATTTATCTCACGAATGATTACCTCTACTTTATTATAGAAAATACATGAGTTCATCAAATGCTTCATCCGCATCTTTGTGCCTGTAGGTCCGTAAATTTCTAGTTTTACCTTTTCCTGTATATTTCCTATTGTTTGAATCAAGCCTACTAAACCTGCTACATGGTCACCATGCCAGTGGCTAATAAGAATCTTTTTTACCTTTATTCTATTAATGCCTGCAATTGCCATTTGGCGTTGCGTTCCTTCTCCGCAATCTATAAGAATCCCTTCTCCTTTATACTCTACATAAATTCCCTGCACGTTTCTCTCTTTTGTTGGCACCATTGAGCTTGTACCAAGAAAGGTTAATTCTATTTTCACCATACAGTTAATTTTCATTCACAGTATATAAATATTTATATACTGTGAATGAAAATTAACCGTATGATCAAAAAACAACAAGTTTCAGCAACTTTCTACCATGGAACTATCATTACTGAAAATACTGATCTTGCCCGAGAACTTTATGATAAGAGCCGTTTTGGGAGCATGCAAACAGGAAAGGTCGAACTTAATTTAGTAGAAACATTATATTTGATGGAAAAAGAACGTTTACAATTGTCTGATCGAAGAAAAAAAGAGATTTCTCATGAACAATTTATTGCAAAAGCAAAAAAACTCGAGAAAAACTTTTGGATTAAATATGCAGTTTTTCGCGATTTGCGCACCCGCGGCTATATTGTAAAAACAGCATTAAAATTTGGCGCTGATTTTCGTGTTTATGATCGTGGTGTAAAACCAGGAGAAGATCATGCAAAATGGGTGGTGTTTCCTGTTCATGAGTCACAAGCCTTGACCTGGCATGAATTTGCTGCTAAAAATAGAGTGGCGCATTCCACTAAAAAACGTTTGTTATTAGCAGTTGTTGATGATGAAGGTGATGTTAGTTACTGGGAAAGCAGATGGCTGAGGCCTTGAACAAACTTTTTAAACTCAGTTGACCCACTCTTTCTATGGTTGATCGAGAAGCTGTTTATCAATTAGTGAAACTTCAGGGGCCTTTAATTCCAAGCCAAATAACAAGCCAATTAAAGTCAAATACCATTCTTATTGGCGCTTTTTTATCTGAACTTCATAGTCATGATCGTGTTTGCTTAACTCATCTTAAACGAGGAGGAAGCCCTTATTATTATATTAAAGAACAACTTGACAAGCTCCAAACCCTTTGTGCTGATCTTAATGAAAAAGACAGGCGCACCTTTGATGTTCTTAAGGAGAAGAAATTGCTTGAGGATACTGAGGTCGAGCCTTTAACACGAGTTTCCCTTCGTAATATTAAGGATTTTGCCGTTCCTATTCAAGCAACTATCTATGGTCAAGAGCGCTTGTTTTGGAAATGGTATTTGTTAAGCAATGAAGAAGTACATACTATCCTTGAGCAGCGTTTTCAACCAATTATTGAGAAAAAAGAACCTGTTGCACCACAAAAACAGGCAGTTGTTAAAAAACAAACTCCTCGCAAAATAAAGCAAGAGAAATTAACAAATACTGTACCTGAAGTTGTAGAAACATCATCAACTCCTTCTTTACCTCAAGAAGTTTCTCTTCAACATAATCTTGAGCATGATTTAGTCCAAGATCCGTTCCTCGAGAAGATTTGCACGTTCTTCAAAAAGAACAATATTTATATTGTTACTTATACTATTCTACAAAAGAAGCGTGATATCGAGTTTGTTATTACTGTCCCTAGCCCTGTAGGCGGCGTAGAATATTATTGTCGCGCACGATCAAAGAAAAACAATAATGAAAATGATTTGGCAATGGTCTATGTTGTAGGGGAGTCAAAGAAGTTACCGGTTTTGTATATTACAACAGGTGAAATCA from Candidatus Woesearchaeota archaeon includes:
- the rnz gene encoding ribonuclease Z encodes the protein MVKIELTFLGTSSMVPTKERNVQGIYVEYKGEGILIDCGEGTQRQMAIAGINRIKVKKILISHWHGDHVAGLVGLIQTIGNIQEKVKLEIYGPTGTKMRMKHLMNSCIFYNKVEVIIREINPKKLTKFYENNDYELYAAPLEHSVPCIGFRFVEKDQRRIDMSRAKKLGLKEGPDIGKLQEGTSIIINKKKINPDDVSTITKGKVVSFILDTAVCNNCKVLAKDADLLVSECVYAADLEEKAEKYKHLTAEQIALVASQNNVKKLIVTHFSQRYKEVSKVLQDARDIFSNTDAAFDFMKTKVE
- the endA gene encoding tRNA-intron lyase yields the protein MIKKQQVSATFYHGTIITENTDLARELYDKSRFGSMQTGKVELNLVETLYLMEKERLQLSDRRKKEISHEQFIAKAKKLEKNFWIKYAVFRDLRTRGYIVKTALKFGADFRVYDRGVKPGEDHAKWVVFPVHESQALTWHEFAAKNRVAHSTKKRLLLAVVDDEGDVSYWESRWLRP
- a CDS encoding histone family protein encodes the protein MAKRLIPVVSMEKIMKNAGADRVSDKAKVVMKNIVEDIAEKIAQDAVKLALHAGRKTVKARDIKLAYKKD